Proteins encoded by one window of Pseudorca crassidens isolate mPseCra1 chromosome 3, mPseCra1.hap1, whole genome shotgun sequence:
- the OR1I1 gene encoding LOW QUALITY PROTEIN: olfactory receptor 1I1 (The sequence of the model RefSeq protein was modified relative to this genomic sequence to represent the inferred CDS: inserted 5 bases in 4 codons; deleted 2 bases in 1 codon; substituted 3 bases at 3 genomic stop codons), with translation MEPENXTAVSEFLLLGLLEKSEHQIFLWAAPLMYLVSVFGNLLIVLANITDTHLHTPMYFFLSNLSLVDVFLSSTTVPKMLVNLWTQXQAIPSVCLAQMHAFHLFGTXDSFLLAVMAIDRFMVIVHPLCYXAIMSPRVWGLLVGEPWPITNLQSLVPTCLMAQLTFCASSEIPHFFXDLIPLPKLSGSDTHTNEPVIFPFGIILGISSLACILFSYTSIFQAVFKILSAQVKWKAFSTCSSHLTVVSLNXGTIFTVYLQPVSPXSSQKDKAPALMWGVVIPMLNPFIYSLRNKDMKAALRKLVGKVAPSQS, from the exons ATGGAACCAGAAAACTGAACAGCAGTCtcagaattcctcctcctgggacTCTTGGAAAAATCAGAGCATCAGATCTTCCTCTGGGCTGCTCCTCTCATGTACCTGGTCAGCGTCTTTGGAAACCTGCTCATCGTCCTGGCCAACATCACAGACACCCACCTCCACACACCCATGTACTTCTTCCTCTCCAACCTGTCCCTGGTCGACGTCTTCTTGTCTTCCACCACCGTCCCCAAGATGCTGGTGAACCTCTGGACACA CCAAGCCATCCCCTCTGTATGCCTTGCCCAGATGCATGCCTTCCACCTGTTCGGGA ATGACAGCTTCCTCCTGGCCGTGATGGCCATTGATAGGTTCATGGTCATTGTCCACCCTCTGTGCT TGGCCATCATGAGCCCCcgtgtgtgggggctgctggtggGGGAGCCATGGCCGATCACCAACCTCCAGTCCCTTGTGCCCACCTGCCTCATGGCTCAACTGACCTTCTGTGCCAGCTCTGAAATCCCCCACTTCTTCTGAGACCTCATACCCCTGCCGAAGCTCTCCggctcagac acacacaccaacgaGCCGGTGATCTTTCCTTTCGGCATCATCTTGGGCATCAGCTCCCTTGCGTGCATCCTCTTCTCTTATACTTCCATTTTCCAAGCAGTCTTCAAGATCCTTTCTGCTCAGGTCAAATGGAAAGCCTTCTCCACTTGCAGCTCACACCTCACCGTGGTGTCACTAAACTAGGGCACCATCTTCACTGTGTACCTGCAGCCTGTATCTC GCTCCTCCCAGAAGGACAAGGCGCCTGCTCTGATGTGGGGGGTGGTCATCCCCATGCTGAACCCCTTTATCTACAGCCTAAGGAACAAGGACATGAAGGCAGCCCTGAGGAAGCTGGTCGGCAAAGTGGCCCCCTCTCAGTCCTAG